One Denticeps clupeoides chromosome 12, fDenClu1.1, whole genome shotgun sequence genomic window carries:
- the slc38a3b gene encoding sodium-coupled neutral amino acid transporter 3 isoform X3: MEPAQSEMSILPNGKGHDLAEDMCVPMKTLFQEEQFDDPEGPMAESDEFLPTGEGKKPIRFTDFEGKTSFGMSVFNLGNAIMGSGILGLAYAMANTGIMFFLFLLTAVAVLSCYSIHLLLKASGVVGIRAYEQLGYRAFGMTGKLAAGIAITLQNIGAMSSYMFIVKSEFPLVIQAFLRADPSSTEWYLNGNYLVVLVSMGIILPLALMKQLGYLGYTSGFSLSCMVFFLSAVIFKKFQIPCPFEEFAVNATATHLHSNFSLVDHSHAYHNGHVEDDAHCSPGFITINSQTAYTIPILAFAFVCHPEVLPIYTELRDATQRRMQHVSNLSILIMYVMYFMAALFGYLTFYGKVEPELLHTYSRIDPYDILILCVRVAVLTAVTLTVPIVLFPVRRAIQQMLFPNKTFSWFRHIGIAVTLLTLIDMLVIFAPNILGIFGVIGATSAPCLIFIFPAVFYIRIVPKDEEPMSSTPKILAACFAGLGFIFMIMSLSFIIIDWTTGSSNSLGGH, translated from the exons ATGGAGCCTGCTCAGTCAGAGATGAGCATCCTTCCCAACGGGAAAGGTCATGATCTTGCAGAAGATATGTGTGTACCTATGAAGACCTTGTTTCAGGAGGAACA ATTTGATGATCCTGAAGGCCCAATGGCAGAAAGTGATGAGTTCCTTCCCACCGGAGAGGGGAAGAAGCCCATACGTTTCACCGAt TTTGAGGGGAAGACCTCTTTTGGCATGTCTGTGTTCAATCTGGGCAATGCCATCATGGGCAGTGGAATCCTGGGGCTGGCATATGCCATGGCAAACACTGgaatcatgttcttttt GTTCCTCCTGACAGCAGTGGCAGTTTTGTCATGTTACTCAATCCACCTGCTCCTCAAAGCCTCTGGGGTTGTAG GGATTAGGGCCTATGAGCAGCTGGGCTACAGGGCCTTTGGAATGACAGGCAAGCTGGCGGCCGGAATTGCAATCACACTGCAAAACATCGGAG CCATGTCCAGCTACATGTTTATTGTCAAATCAGAGTTCCCACTGGTCATCCAGGCCTTTCTAAGGGCAGATCCCTCATCCAC GGAATGGTATCTGAATGGTAATTATCTGGTGGTGCTGGTCTCTATGGGTATAATCCTGCCTCTCGCTCTGATGAAGCAACTTG GATATCTTGGCTACACCAGCGGCTTCTCTCTCAGCTGCATGGTCTTCTTCCTTAGTGCG GTCATCTTCAAGAAGTTCCAGATCCCCTGCCCATTTGAGGAGTTTGCTGTGAATGCCACAGCAACGCATCTTCATTCTAATTTCTCATTGGTCGATCACAGTCATGCCTACCACAATGGACATGTGGAGGATGATGCTCACTGCAGTCCTGGCTTCATTACTATAAACTCACAG ACTGCCTACACCATCCCCATCCTGGCTTTTGCCTTTGTCTGCCACCCTGAAGTCCTGCCCATCTACACAGAGCTGCGCGA TGCAACCCAGAGGAGGATGCAGCACGTCTCCAACCTCTCCATTCTCATCATGTATGTCATGTACTTCATGGCAGCTCTCTTCGGCTACCTGACCTTCTACG GCAAAGTGGAGCCAGAGCTTCTGCATACGTACAGCCGCATTGACCCATACGATATACTGATCCTGTGTGTCCGAGTAGCTGTCCTTACTGCTGTCACTCTGACTGTGCCAATCGTGCTGTTCCCG GTTCGCAGGGCCATCCAACAGATGCTCTTCCCCAATAAGACATTCAGCTGGTTCCGTCACATTGGCATTGCTGTCACCCTCCTCACCCTCATCGACATGCTTGTCATTTTTGCTCCCAACATCCTCGGCATATTTGGTGTTATTG GTGCTACATCTGCTCCATGCCTGATCTTTATCTTCCCTGCTGTCTTCTATATTCGCATTGTACCCAAGGATGAAGAACCTATGTCTTCGACCCCCAAAATCCTG GCGGCCTGTTTCGCTGGGCTGGGATTCATATTCATGATCATGAGCTTGAGCTTTATTATCATTGACTGGACAACCGGAAGCAGCAACTCACTAGGTGGCCACTAG
- the slc38a3b gene encoding sodium-coupled neutral amino acid transporter 3 isoform X1 yields MEPAQSEMSILPNGKGHDLAEDMCVPMKTLFQEEQPCSRNGTHKSRFDDPEGPMAESDEFLPTGEGKKPIRFTDFEGKTSFGMSVFNLGNAIMGSGILGLAYAMANTGIMFFLFLLTAVAVLSCYSIHLLLKASGVVGIRAYEQLGYRAFGMTGKLAAGIAITLQNIGAMSSYMFIVKSEFPLVIQAFLRADPSSTEWYLNGNYLVVLVSMGIILPLALMKQLGYLGYTSGFSLSCMVFFLSAVIFKKFQIPCPFEEFAVNATATHLHSNFSLVDHSHAYHNGHVEDDAHCSPGFITINSQTAYTIPILAFAFVCHPEVLPIYTELRDATQRRMQHVSNLSILIMYVMYFMAALFGYLTFYGKVEPELLHTYSRIDPYDILILCVRVAVLTAVTLTVPIVLFPVRRAIQQMLFPNKTFSWFRHIGIAVTLLTLIDMLVIFAPNILGIFGVIGATSAPCLIFIFPAVFYIRIVPKDEEPMSSTPKILAACFAGLGFIFMIMSLSFIIIDWTTGSSNSLGGH; encoded by the exons ATGGAGCCTGCTCAGTCAGAGATGAGCATCCTTCCCAACGGGAAAGGTCATGATCTTGCAGAAGATATGTGTGTACCTATGAAGACCTTGTTTCAGGAGGAACA GCCGTGTAGCAG AAATGGTACTCACAAGAGCAG ATTTGATGATCCTGAAGGCCCAATGGCAGAAAGTGATGAGTTCCTTCCCACCGGAGAGGGGAAGAAGCCCATACGTTTCACCGAt TTTGAGGGGAAGACCTCTTTTGGCATGTCTGTGTTCAATCTGGGCAATGCCATCATGGGCAGTGGAATCCTGGGGCTGGCATATGCCATGGCAAACACTGgaatcatgttcttttt GTTCCTCCTGACAGCAGTGGCAGTTTTGTCATGTTACTCAATCCACCTGCTCCTCAAAGCCTCTGGGGTTGTAG GGATTAGGGCCTATGAGCAGCTGGGCTACAGGGCCTTTGGAATGACAGGCAAGCTGGCGGCCGGAATTGCAATCACACTGCAAAACATCGGAG CCATGTCCAGCTACATGTTTATTGTCAAATCAGAGTTCCCACTGGTCATCCAGGCCTTTCTAAGGGCAGATCCCTCATCCAC GGAATGGTATCTGAATGGTAATTATCTGGTGGTGCTGGTCTCTATGGGTATAATCCTGCCTCTCGCTCTGATGAAGCAACTTG GATATCTTGGCTACACCAGCGGCTTCTCTCTCAGCTGCATGGTCTTCTTCCTTAGTGCG GTCATCTTCAAGAAGTTCCAGATCCCCTGCCCATTTGAGGAGTTTGCTGTGAATGCCACAGCAACGCATCTTCATTCTAATTTCTCATTGGTCGATCACAGTCATGCCTACCACAATGGACATGTGGAGGATGATGCTCACTGCAGTCCTGGCTTCATTACTATAAACTCACAG ACTGCCTACACCATCCCCATCCTGGCTTTTGCCTTTGTCTGCCACCCTGAAGTCCTGCCCATCTACACAGAGCTGCGCGA TGCAACCCAGAGGAGGATGCAGCACGTCTCCAACCTCTCCATTCTCATCATGTATGTCATGTACTTCATGGCAGCTCTCTTCGGCTACCTGACCTTCTACG GCAAAGTGGAGCCAGAGCTTCTGCATACGTACAGCCGCATTGACCCATACGATATACTGATCCTGTGTGTCCGAGTAGCTGTCCTTACTGCTGTCACTCTGACTGTGCCAATCGTGCTGTTCCCG GTTCGCAGGGCCATCCAACAGATGCTCTTCCCCAATAAGACATTCAGCTGGTTCCGTCACATTGGCATTGCTGTCACCCTCCTCACCCTCATCGACATGCTTGTCATTTTTGCTCCCAACATCCTCGGCATATTTGGTGTTATTG GTGCTACATCTGCTCCATGCCTGATCTTTATCTTCCCTGCTGTCTTCTATATTCGCATTGTACCCAAGGATGAAGAACCTATGTCTTCGACCCCCAAAATCCTG GCGGCCTGTTTCGCTGGGCTGGGATTCATATTCATGATCATGAGCTTGAGCTTTATTATCATTGACTGGACAACCGGAAGCAGCAACTCACTAGGTGGCCACTAG
- the slc38a3b gene encoding sodium-coupled neutral amino acid transporter 3 isoform X2, with protein MEPAQSEMSILPNGKGHDLAEDMCVPMKTLFQEEQNGTHKSRFDDPEGPMAESDEFLPTGEGKKPIRFTDFEGKTSFGMSVFNLGNAIMGSGILGLAYAMANTGIMFFLFLLTAVAVLSCYSIHLLLKASGVVGIRAYEQLGYRAFGMTGKLAAGIAITLQNIGAMSSYMFIVKSEFPLVIQAFLRADPSSTEWYLNGNYLVVLVSMGIILPLALMKQLGYLGYTSGFSLSCMVFFLSAVIFKKFQIPCPFEEFAVNATATHLHSNFSLVDHSHAYHNGHVEDDAHCSPGFITINSQTAYTIPILAFAFVCHPEVLPIYTELRDATQRRMQHVSNLSILIMYVMYFMAALFGYLTFYGKVEPELLHTYSRIDPYDILILCVRVAVLTAVTLTVPIVLFPVRRAIQQMLFPNKTFSWFRHIGIAVTLLTLIDMLVIFAPNILGIFGVIGATSAPCLIFIFPAVFYIRIVPKDEEPMSSTPKILAACFAGLGFIFMIMSLSFIIIDWTTGSSNSLGGH; from the exons ATGGAGCCTGCTCAGTCAGAGATGAGCATCCTTCCCAACGGGAAAGGTCATGATCTTGCAGAAGATATGTGTGTACCTATGAAGACCTTGTTTCAGGAGGAACA AAATGGTACTCACAAGAGCAG ATTTGATGATCCTGAAGGCCCAATGGCAGAAAGTGATGAGTTCCTTCCCACCGGAGAGGGGAAGAAGCCCATACGTTTCACCGAt TTTGAGGGGAAGACCTCTTTTGGCATGTCTGTGTTCAATCTGGGCAATGCCATCATGGGCAGTGGAATCCTGGGGCTGGCATATGCCATGGCAAACACTGgaatcatgttcttttt GTTCCTCCTGACAGCAGTGGCAGTTTTGTCATGTTACTCAATCCACCTGCTCCTCAAAGCCTCTGGGGTTGTAG GGATTAGGGCCTATGAGCAGCTGGGCTACAGGGCCTTTGGAATGACAGGCAAGCTGGCGGCCGGAATTGCAATCACACTGCAAAACATCGGAG CCATGTCCAGCTACATGTTTATTGTCAAATCAGAGTTCCCACTGGTCATCCAGGCCTTTCTAAGGGCAGATCCCTCATCCAC GGAATGGTATCTGAATGGTAATTATCTGGTGGTGCTGGTCTCTATGGGTATAATCCTGCCTCTCGCTCTGATGAAGCAACTTG GATATCTTGGCTACACCAGCGGCTTCTCTCTCAGCTGCATGGTCTTCTTCCTTAGTGCG GTCATCTTCAAGAAGTTCCAGATCCCCTGCCCATTTGAGGAGTTTGCTGTGAATGCCACAGCAACGCATCTTCATTCTAATTTCTCATTGGTCGATCACAGTCATGCCTACCACAATGGACATGTGGAGGATGATGCTCACTGCAGTCCTGGCTTCATTACTATAAACTCACAG ACTGCCTACACCATCCCCATCCTGGCTTTTGCCTTTGTCTGCCACCCTGAAGTCCTGCCCATCTACACAGAGCTGCGCGA TGCAACCCAGAGGAGGATGCAGCACGTCTCCAACCTCTCCATTCTCATCATGTATGTCATGTACTTCATGGCAGCTCTCTTCGGCTACCTGACCTTCTACG GCAAAGTGGAGCCAGAGCTTCTGCATACGTACAGCCGCATTGACCCATACGATATACTGATCCTGTGTGTCCGAGTAGCTGTCCTTACTGCTGTCACTCTGACTGTGCCAATCGTGCTGTTCCCG GTTCGCAGGGCCATCCAACAGATGCTCTTCCCCAATAAGACATTCAGCTGGTTCCGTCACATTGGCATTGCTGTCACCCTCCTCACCCTCATCGACATGCTTGTCATTTTTGCTCCCAACATCCTCGGCATATTTGGTGTTATTG GTGCTACATCTGCTCCATGCCTGATCTTTATCTTCCCTGCTGTCTTCTATATTCGCATTGTACCCAAGGATGAAGAACCTATGTCTTCGACCCCCAAAATCCTG GCGGCCTGTTTCGCTGGGCTGGGATTCATATTCATGATCATGAGCTTGAGCTTTATTATCATTGACTGGACAACCGGAAGCAGCAACTCACTAGGTGGCCACTAG